In the genome of Nitratireductor sp. GISD-1A_MAKvit, the window ACTGACCGGCCATAATTCTGTCGCCCGATGCATTTGTGGTGCGAAATCACGACCGGAACGCCAGCGCTGCGCCCTATCGCGATGGTTTCGCCCACGGCTTCTTCCACGCGGTCGCGTTCATCGCGCATATGGGTGACATAGAGAGCGCCTGGAAATTCGGCGAGTGTTCGCGAAAGCGCTACCACCTCTTCGGTTGGCGCGTGTCGCGCAACCGGGTAGGCAAGTCCGGTGCTGAGCCCGAGTGCGCCGGCTCGCAGTGCTTCTTCAAGCAGCACGCGCATGACGGCAATCTGGCCTTCGGACGCAGGCTTCTCGGTGTCTTCAAGCGTCATCGCCCGCAGCGTGCCATGGCCCGCAAGTGCCGCCACATTGACTGCAACACTGGCTGCATCCACCGCGCTGCGATAGGCGGCGAAGGAGCCGAAACGGTAGTCGTCAACTGTGCCCAGAAGGCCAAGCGGAGGCACCAGTTCGACAGGGTTCTGATAGGGTGCGAGGCTTATCCCGCAATTCCCGACAATGACGCTGGTCACGCCCTGCGTGACCTTCGGCTCCATGGCGCTGTCGTTCAGAACAGCCAGGTCGTCATGGGTGTGCACATCGATGAAACCGGGCGCGAGACATAGACCGTCCAGATCTATGGTTTCATTCGCCTGCCAGTCGGAAACATCCCCAGTCGCTGCGATGCGATCGCCGCGGATGGCAAGTCCGCCGCGGGTCGGCGGACCTCCCAGACCGTCAAACAGAAGGGCATTCGTCAGCAGAGTGTCGCAGGTGTAGTCCGTCATCGGTGGCTCCTGTCCTTCTGCCTCAGACTGCCGTGAGATCTGGTTTCCGCTCTGTTGTGGAGAGCGTCGGTTCAAGCGCGGCACCGAGAGCGAGAAGCGGCTCCTCCGCAAAGGCAGCCCCCATAAGCTGCAC includes:
- a CDS encoding amidohydrolase family protein, coding for MTDYTCDTLLTNALLFDGLGGPPTRGGLAIRGDRIAATGDVSDWQANETIDLDGLCLAPGFIDVHTHDDLAVLNDSAMEPKVTQGVTSVIVGNCGISLAPYQNPVELVPPLGLLGTVDDYRFGSFAAYRSAVDAASVAVNVAALAGHGTLRAMTLEDTEKPASEGQIAVMRVLLEEALRAGALGLSTGLAYPVARHAPTEEVVALSRTLAEFPGALYVTHMRDERDRVEEAVGETIAIGRSAGVPVVISHHKCIGRQNYGRSVNTLAMIDKALLQQDIAMDVYPYEASSTVLLPELTRHAERILVIDSAAHPEFNGHELSDVAEKMGCDQEDAARRLAPARGIYFQMSPEDINRIMQHPRTMIGSDGIPGPQAHPRLWGTFPRVLGRYVREDGVLVLEEAIRKMTSLPAQIFGLARRGRLQEGFFADLVAFDAETVLDLADYDKPDRASVGIEHVFVNGVAVLSNGTVTSARGGRFVARGEA